Proteins encoded in a region of the Methylosinus trichosporium OB3b genome:
- a CDS encoding arylesterase — translation MTRGDAQDRRDHRTYAKPARISRITRRISALLALGAGLVGAAQAEPLRIIAFGDSLTAGYQLPADAAFPAALERRLRKEGYDVKVVNSGVSGETTGQGAGRIAYALRDGGDLLILELGANDNLRGLDPAGTRANLERIIAACDARGTKVLLAGMVSIANYGEETKQAFDAIFPALAAERRLPLYPFFLEGVLGVDGMTLPDGLHPSRAGVERIVEGVAPLVAARLDAIRAEKSGGAAR, via the coding sequence ATGACGAGAGGCGACGCGCAGGACCGCCGCGACCATCGGACTTATGCGAAGCCGGCGCGAATTTCCAGGATCACCCGGCGCATTTCTGCGCTGCTCGCGCTCGGCGCCGGGCTCGTCGGCGCCGCGCAGGCCGAGCCGCTGCGCATCATCGCCTTCGGCGACAGCCTCACCGCCGGCTATCAGCTGCCGGCCGACGCCGCTTTTCCAGCGGCGCTGGAGCGGCGGCTGCGCAAAGAGGGCTATGACGTGAAAGTGGTCAATTCCGGCGTTTCCGGCGAGACCACGGGGCAGGGGGCGGGGCGCATCGCCTATGCGCTGCGCGACGGCGGCGATCTGCTGATTCTCGAGCTCGGCGCCAATGACAACCTGCGCGGGCTCGACCCCGCCGGCACGCGCGCCAATCTCGAGAGGATCATCGCCGCCTGTGACGCCAGAGGAACAAAGGTGCTGCTCGCCGGAATGGTCAGCATCGCCAATTACGGCGAGGAGACGAAGCAGGCCTTCGACGCCATTTTTCCCGCTCTGGCCGCCGAGCGTCGCCTGCCGCTCTATCCTTTCTTTCTCGAGGGCGTGCTCGGCGTCGACGGCATGACCCTGCCGGACGGCCTGCATCCGAGCCGGGCCGGGGTGGAGCGGATCGTCGAGGGCGTCGCGCCGCTGGTCGCGGCTCGTCTCGACGCAATTCGCGCGGAAAAATCCGGCGGGGCGGCGCGCTGA
- a CDS encoding lysophospholipid acyltransferase family protein, whose protein sequence is MLYLRSLIFNIAFFTNVIVLMLIWLPALAMPRQASLTLGRAWGRTSLWWLEKIVGLKVEFRGLENIPKGPVIVACKHQSIWETFVLPLHFPDFSFILKHELIYIPFFGWYLLAAEQIAVDRAKGGRVLPQITRKVKALFAQGRQLFIFPEGTRRPIGAPAQYKFGVAHLYHESGAACLPVALNSGLFWPRRSFLIRPGTVVLEYLPPIEPGLAPRLFFERLQETMETATERLIEEAVARDPALGAIVERNRATAPTV, encoded by the coding sequence ATGCTGTATCTGCGCTCGCTCATCTTCAACATCGCCTTCTTCACCAATGTGATCGTGCTGATGCTGATCTGGCTGCCGGCGCTGGCGATGCCGCGGCAGGCGTCGCTCACGCTCGGCCGCGCCTGGGGCCGCACCTCTTTGTGGTGGCTCGAGAAGATCGTCGGGCTGAAGGTCGAGTTCCGGGGGCTCGAGAATATTCCGAAAGGCCCAGTCATCGTCGCCTGCAAGCATCAGTCGATCTGGGAAACGTTCGTGCTGCCCCTGCACTTCCCGGACTTCTCATTCATATTGAAGCATGAGCTGATCTATATTCCCTTTTTTGGCTGGTATCTTCTCGCCGCCGAGCAGATCGCCGTCGACCGCGCCAAGGGCGGACGGGTGCTGCCGCAGATCACGCGCAAGGTCAAGGCGCTGTTCGCGCAGGGTCGGCAGCTGTTCATCTTTCCCGAAGGCACGCGCCGCCCGATCGGCGCGCCGGCGCAATATAAATTCGGCGTCGCCCATCTCTATCACGAGAGCGGCGCAGCCTGCCTGCCGGTGGCGCTCAATTCCGGCCTGTTCTGGCCGCGGCGCTCCTTCCTGATCCGCCCGGGGACCGTTGTCCTCGAATATCTGCCGCCGATCGAGCCGGGCCTCGCGCCCAGACTATTCTTCGAGCGCCTGCAGGAGACGATGGAGACGGCGACCGAACGGCTGATCGAGGAGGCGGTCGCGCGCGACCCCGCGCTCGGCGCGATCGTCGAGCGCAACCGCGCGACCGCGCCGACCGTCTGA
- a CDS encoding DUF2232 domain-containing protein → MPQLLPERKKPPAPDKGDISLPNMFAPLGGGLAAAAVFAVLTKGTLAGLLLAHLAPLPLMIVALGFGLRQGATAALIAAGLLSIWPNPAFGLVYAGILAIPAILACYIALGAPFRGRELVAGNRAAIAVLGASVALAVAFSVAVIAASIYFGSFEEAINPLRAKAFLIIEDMFRGQDLGDRFDAARLSGVAAFAFPATIAGYALLIYSLNLWCAGKLVKASGLLSASWPDIAAEFTLPRPVAAVFVVAATLAAVGDLPGEIALIVAETLGLALALQGLAVAHMLLRTAKIGTVALLVAYFTIGLFGWPILLFTAVGVADAAFSFRARKRAAAQERRG, encoded by the coding sequence ATGCCCCAACTTCTGCCCGAACGCAAGAAACCGCCGGCCCCGGACAAGGGCGATATTTCGCTGCCGAACATGTTCGCCCCGCTCGGCGGCGGCTTGGCGGCGGCTGCGGTCTTCGCCGTGCTCACCAAGGGCACGCTCGCCGGGCTGCTGCTCGCGCATCTCGCGCCGCTGCCGCTGATGATCGTCGCGCTCGGCTTCGGGCTGCGCCAAGGCGCCACCGCGGCCCTGATCGCGGCCGGGCTGCTGTCGATCTGGCCCAATCCGGCGTTCGGCCTCGTCTATGCCGGCATATTGGCGATCCCCGCCATTCTCGCCTGCTATATCGCGCTCGGCGCTCCATTCCGCGGCCGCGAGCTCGTCGCCGGCAATCGCGCCGCCATCGCCGTGCTCGGCGCGAGCGTCGCGCTGGCGGTAGCGTTCAGCGTCGCCGTCATCGCCGCGTCGATCTATTTCGGCAGCTTCGAGGAAGCGATCAACCCGCTGCGCGCCAAAGCGTTTCTGATCATCGAGGATATGTTCCGCGGCCAGGACCTCGGCGACCGCTTCGACGCTGCGCGCCTCTCCGGCGTCGCGGCTTTCGCCTTTCCGGCGACGATCGCCGGCTATGCGCTATTGATCTATTCGCTCAATCTCTGGTGCGCCGGGAAGCTGGTCAAGGCGTCGGGCCTGTTGTCGGCGAGCTGGCCGGACATCGCCGCCGAATTCACGCTGCCGCGCCCTGTCGCCGCCGTGTTCGTCGTCGCGGCGACCCTCGCCGCGGTCGGCGATCTCCCCGGCGAGATCGCCCTCATCGTCGCGGAGACGCTCGGCCTCGCGCTGGCGCTGCAAGGGCTCGCCGTCGCGCATATGCTGCTGCGCACCGCCAAGATCGGCACGGTCGCGCTGCTCGTCGCCTATTTCACGATCGGCCTGTTCGGCTGGCCGATCCTGCTGTTCACCGCCGTCGGCGTCGCCGACGCCGCCTTCTCCTTCCGCGCCCGCAAGCGGGCGGCCGCGCAGGAACGGCGCGGCTGA
- a CDS encoding ABC transporter ATP-binding protein — MLNQPIIELDDVDLTLGAGASRAHVLKKISLAVHKGEAVGLIGPSGSGKSTLLMTLAGLERPDSGRVRVDGADLTRLSENELARFRGRRMGVVFQSFQLIPTMTALENVAVPLELAGRPDAFARAREELEAVGLGGRLAHYPGQLSGGEQQRVALARALAPDPAILAADEPTGNLDSETGAAIIDLIFAQQARRGATLVLVTHDASLAARCDRAVRLRSGRIDAEISE; from the coding sequence TTGCTGAATCAGCCGATCATCGAGCTCGACGATGTCGATCTTACCCTCGGCGCCGGCGCTTCGCGCGCCCATGTGCTGAAAAAAATCAGCCTCGCCGTGCACAAGGGCGAGGCCGTGGGCCTCATCGGCCCCTCGGGCTCGGGCAAATCAACGTTGCTGATGACGCTGGCCGGGCTGGAGCGGCCCGATTCCGGCCGCGTCCGCGTCGACGGCGCCGATCTCACGCGCCTCTCCGAGAATGAGCTGGCGCGCTTCCGCGGCCGCAGAATGGGCGTCGTCTTCCAATCCTTTCAGCTCATCCCGACCATGACTGCGCTCGAGAATGTCGCGGTTCCGCTGGAGCTCGCCGGCCGCCCCGACGCTTTTGCACGCGCGCGGGAAGAGCTGGAGGCCGTCGGGCTCGGCGGCCGACTCGCGCATTATCCGGGGCAGCTCTCCGGCGGCGAGCAGCAGCGCGTCGCTCTGGCGCGGGCGCTGGCGCCGGACCCGGCGATTCTCGCCGCCGACGAGCCGACCGGCAATCTCGATTCGGAGACCGGCGCCGCCATCATCGATCTCATCTTCGCGCAGCAGGCGCGGCGCGGCGCCACCTTGGTGCTGGTGACGCATGACGCCTCGCTCGCCGCCCGCTGCGACCGCGCCGTGCGGCTGCGCTCGGGGCGGATCGACGCCGAGATCAGCGAATGA
- a CDS encoding class I SAM-dependent methyltransferase: MTEATPSPIDFHDIDQARAWTADTVARRPHRPRFFDAFCASLEGRFDAPIRIAELGSGPGHLACAILRRCRIESYHAIDFSPAMHALAHEHLAEASSRVTFVEADFRSNSWAAGLAGVDAVVTMQAAHELRHKNRLPALLDLIHETIRPGGLLLYCDYYADAAREEKSTLFLTRDEQPAALERAGFAPVGLVHEEGGMALYRALRAQL; the protein is encoded by the coding sequence ATGACCGAAGCGACACCCAGTCCGATCGACTTTCACGACATCGATCAGGCCCGCGCCTGGACGGCGGACACGGTCGCCCGAAGGCCGCACAGACCGCGATTCTTCGATGCGTTCTGCGCCTCCCTGGAAGGGCGTTTCGACGCGCCGATACGGATTGCGGAGCTGGGATCGGGCCCAGGACACCTCGCATGCGCCATTCTGCGCCGATGCCGCATCGAAAGCTATCATGCGATCGACTTCTCGCCGGCGATGCATGCGCTCGCGCATGAGCATCTCGCCGAGGCCTCGAGCCGCGTGACGTTTGTCGAAGCCGATTTCAGGTCGAACTCCTGGGCGGCCGGTCTCGCCGGCGTCGACGCCGTCGTCACGATGCAGGCCGCACATGAGCTGCGCCACAAGAACCGCTTGCCCGCCTTGCTCGATCTCATCCACGAGACGATCCGTCCCGGCGGACTTCTCCTTTATTGCGATTACTACGCCGACGCCGCGCGCGAGGAGAAATCCACGCTCTTCCTCACGCGGGACGAGCAGCCGGCGGCCCTCGAGCGAGCAGGATTTGCGCCCGTCGGCCTCGTCCATGAGGAAGGTGGAATGGCGCTCTACCGCGCCCTGCGGGCGCAACTCTAG
- the thpR gene encoding RNA 2',3'-cyclic phosphodiesterase encodes MPRLFTALEIPARVAADLSMLRGGLSGARWIDAENYHITLRFIGDVDDAMAHDVAMTLAGVRRPSMTVELDRLDSFGGDKPRALIVKARADSALTELQAEHERLLRRLGAAPEPRKFVPHVTLARLRGAPSSAVAAYLGTRGYFPPLRFEAASFVLYSSRDSVGGGPYIVEAEYSLRGKAAAA; translated from the coding sequence ATGCCGAGACTGTTCACCGCCCTCGAAATCCCGGCCCGGGTGGCCGCTGATCTCTCCATGCTGCGCGGAGGCCTTTCCGGCGCGCGCTGGATCGACGCCGAGAATTATCACATCACGCTACGCTTCATCGGCGATGTCGACGACGCCATGGCCCATGACGTCGCTATGACGCTCGCGGGCGTGCGCCGCCCGTCGATGACGGTGGAGCTCGACCGGCTCGACTCGTTCGGCGGCGACAAGCCGCGCGCGCTCATCGTGAAGGCGCGGGCCGATTCGGCGCTCACCGAGCTCCAGGCCGAGCATGAGCGCCTGCTGCGCCGTCTCGGCGCTGCGCCCGAGCCGCGCAAATTCGTGCCGCATGTGACGCTGGCGCGGCTGCGCGGCGCGCCGAGCTCGGCGGTCGCCGCTTATCTCGGGACGCGCGGCTATTTCCCGCCGCTGCGCTTCGAGGCGGCGAGCTTCGTCCTCTACTCGTCGCGCGATTCGGTCGGCGGCGGGCCTTATATCGTCGAGGCGGAGTATTCGCTGCGCGGCAAGGCCGCCGCGGCCTGA
- the ftsE gene encoding cell division ATP-binding protein FtsE, protein MLSFADVGLRYGTGNEILSDLSFTVEPRSFQFLTGPSGAGKTTLLKLVLMSLKPTRGRITLFGQDAATLGKDEVTDIRRRIGVVFQDFRLLDHLSLYENVALPLRVIGREEASYRAEVLELLRWVGLDNRITALPTVLSGGEKQRAAIARALIVRPELLLADEPTGNLDPTLARRLLRLFIELHKSGTSVVIATHDLALMDQYEAARRLVLADGRLHVFE, encoded by the coding sequence TTGCTGAGCTTTGCGGATGTCGGGCTGCGCTATGGGACGGGAAACGAGATCCTCTCCGATCTCTCTTTCACCGTCGAGCCGCGCTCCTTTCAATTCCTGACCGGGCCGTCGGGCGCCGGAAAAACCACGCTGCTCAAGCTCGTCTTGATGTCGCTGAAGCCGACGCGCGGGCGCATCACTTTGTTCGGCCAGGATGCGGCGACGCTGGGCAAGGACGAGGTGACCGACATCCGCCGCCGCATCGGCGTCGTGTTTCAGGACTTCCGCCTGCTCGACCATCTCTCCCTCTATGAGAATGTGGCGCTGCCGCTGCGCGTCATCGGCCGCGAGGAGGCGAGCTATCGCGCCGAGGTGCTGGAGCTGTTGCGCTGGGTCGGGCTCGACAATCGCATCACCGCCCTTCCCACCGTTCTCTCGGGCGGAGAGAAGCAGCGCGCGGCGATCGCGCGAGCGCTGATCGTGCGGCCGGAGCTGCTGCTCGCCGACGAGCCGACCGGCAATCTCGACCCCACCCTGGCGCGGCGGCTGCTGCGGCTGTTCATCGAATTGCACAAGAGCGGCACATCGGTCGTCATCGCCACCCACGACCTCGCGCTGATGGACCAATATGAGGCTGCGCGCCGTCTGGTGCTCGCCGACGGCCGCCTCCATGTCTTCGAGTGA
- the pdhA gene encoding pyruvate dehydrogenase (acetyl-transferring) E1 component subunit alpha, which translates to MPATEKNDTKLADVAGAAEGAAAVDGVLQFSREQELAAYRAMLLIRRFEEKAGQIYGMGLIGGFCHLYIGQEAVVVGARMAARPTDQFITGYRDHGHMLACGMEPKRVMAELTGRRSGYSKGKGGSMHMFSREKNFYGGHGIVGAPAPLGAGLAFADLYRGTDSASLTFFGEGAANQGQVYESFNMAELWKLPVVYIVENNRYAMGTSVERASAQPNFSKRGEAFNIIGRQVDGMDVRAVAAVVTEALDWCRAGKGPYLIEAKTYRYRGHSMSDPAKYRSKEEVQKVREEQDPIEQVRARLLALGASEDELKQIDAAVRKIVSYASDFATNDAEPDPSELWTDVVL; encoded by the coding sequence ATGCCGGCAACGGAAAAGAACGATACGAAGCTCGCCGATGTCGCGGGAGCGGCCGAAGGCGCCGCGGCCGTCGATGGCGTATTGCAGTTCTCCCGCGAGCAGGAGCTCGCCGCCTATCGGGCGATGCTGCTGATTCGCCGCTTCGAGGAGAAGGCCGGCCAGATCTACGGCATGGGGCTCATCGGCGGCTTCTGCCATCTCTATATCGGCCAGGAGGCGGTCGTCGTCGGCGCGCGCATGGCGGCGCGGCCGACCGACCAGTTCATCACCGGCTATCGCGACCACGGCCATATGCTCGCCTGCGGCATGGAGCCGAAGCGCGTGATGGCCGAGCTGACGGGGCGCAGGAGCGGCTATTCCAAAGGGAAGGGCGGCTCCATGCATATGTTCTCGCGCGAGAAGAATTTTTATGGCGGCCACGGCATCGTCGGCGCGCCGGCGCCGCTCGGGGCGGGGCTCGCCTTCGCCGACCTCTATCGCGGGACCGATTCGGCCTCGCTGACCTTTTTCGGCGAGGGGGCAGCCAATCAGGGGCAGGTCTATGAGAGCTTCAACATGGCGGAGCTCTGGAAGCTGCCTGTGGTCTATATCGTCGAGAACAATCGCTACGCCATGGGCACCTCGGTCGAGCGCGCCTCGGCCCAGCCCAATTTTTCGAAACGCGGCGAGGCTTTCAACATCATCGGCCGGCAGGTCGACGGCATGGACGTCCGCGCCGTCGCCGCCGTGGTGACCGAGGCGCTGGACTGGTGCCGGGCGGGGAAGGGGCCTTATCTCATCGAGGCCAAGACCTATCGCTACCGCGGCCATTCGATGTCCGATCCGGCGAAATATCGCTCGAAGGAAGAGGTGCAGAAGGTCCGCGAGGAGCAGGACCCGATCGAGCAGGTGCGCGCGCGCCTGCTCGCCCTCGGCGCCAGCGAAGACGAGCTGAAGCAAATCGACGCCGCCGTGCGCAAGATCGTCTCCTACGCCTCCGATTTCGCCACCAATGACGCCGAGCCCGATCCGAGCGAGCTCTGGACGGACGTGGTGCTATGA
- a CDS encoding cell division protein FtsX, translating into MTLRAILARRAAIETTDEEQESVPLDEALARETPLVPTWSIAGRSLVIVIAIMTFLAALAAGAALLVADASVDWRREVSREASVQIRPIAGRDVEADVVRATAILVAAEGVRDVKVYSRAESEALLAPWLGQGLDFAELPAPRMIVLKLDQQKRADLGDLRRELARELPNAALDDHRLWVERLGQMAGAAVAVAAMVFALIVVAAGLTVAFATRAAMVGNREIIEVLHLVGAADRYIARQFQRRFVALGLRGGLIGGGCAMIFFILAGYLASGWTATPGGDQIEAMFGSVSLGPRGYAVIAAISAAAGLLTGFMSQETVFRQLRRLK; encoded by the coding sequence ATGACCCTTCGAGCGATTCTGGCGCGACGCGCGGCCATCGAGACGACGGACGAGGAGCAAGAGTCCGTCCCGCTCGACGAGGCGCTGGCGCGCGAGACGCCGCTGGTCCCGACCTGGTCGATCGCCGGGCGCTCGCTCGTCATCGTCATCGCCATCATGACCTTTCTGGCCGCTCTCGCCGCCGGCGCGGCGCTGCTCGTCGCCGACGCCAGCGTCGACTGGCGGCGCGAGGTTTCGCGCGAGGCGAGCGTGCAGATCCGGCCGATCGCCGGCCGCGACGTCGAGGCCGATGTCGTGCGCGCGACGGCGATCCTCGTCGCCGCGGAGGGCGTGCGCGACGTGAAGGTCTACAGCAGGGCGGAATCGGAGGCGCTGCTCGCCCCCTGGCTCGGTCAGGGGCTCGATTTCGCCGAATTGCCGGCGCCGCGCATGATTGTCCTCAAGCTCGACCAGCAAAAGCGCGCCGATCTCGGCGACCTGCGCCGCGAGCTCGCGCGCGAGCTGCCCAACGCCGCGCTCGACGACCATAGATTATGGGTCGAGCGCCTCGGCCAGATGGCCGGCGCCGCCGTCGCCGTGGCGGCGATGGTGTTCGCGCTGATCGTCGTCGCCGCCGGCCTCACCGTCGCCTTCGCGACGCGGGCGGCCATGGTGGGAAACCGCGAGATCATCGAGGTGCTGCATCTCGTCGGCGCCGCCGATCGCTATATCGCCCGCCAGTTCCAACGGCGCTTCGTGGCGCTCGGCCTGCGCGGCGGCCTTATCGGCGGCGGCTGCGCCATGATCTTCTTCATTCTCGCCGGCTATCTGGCGAGCGGCTGGACGGCGACGCCCGGCGGCGATCAGATCGAGGCCATGTTCGGCAGCGTCTCGCTCGGGCCGCGCGGCTATGCGGTGATAGCCGCCATTTCGGCGGCGGCGGGCCTGCTCACCGGATTCATGTCGCAGGAGACCGTGTTCCGTCAGCTGCGCCGGCTGAAGTGA
- a CDS encoding ABC transporter permease, whose product MKGSRLPLPLRFALRDLIGDLRGFSVFIACIVIGVAAIAGVGAASSSLSAGLAREGRAILGGDISLAVTSRPFTPEQRAFLERAGRVGEIALIRAMARSEAGEAALVEVKAVDAAFPLAGAVTLAPAQSLAEALGPRDGVLGVAADSTLIARLDLKVGDRLKIGSGVFDLRGELVSEPDKLAGGVAFGSRVLMSEAGLAASRLDRPGVILRRVARVALGAGDRVAEDRDVEQFATALAAAFPDAGWEMRRRDAVSPQFTRNQQRFTQLLTLVALTALVAGGAGVANAVDGFVARKRDSFAILKALGAPASRVFAIALTEVLLVAALAIAGGLALGSAFPFLLDRALGAVGLPFAPSVDLRSLAIGALCGLLVTLIFALGPLGRAYATPVARLLREETEETRTPRLFAAASLACVALLIGAILAFAADLRLAAAYAAATGTAFLLLRGVAALVVLAATRAPRFASLRLRHAIANIRRPRNLAAPLVLSIGLTQTLLVALALVEASIHAELAPRERGRTPNFFFIDVPKEQAAEFSAFLTSFSPDARIEQAPMLRGRIVAVKGARVETLKPPDDISWALDGDRGVTFSSTLPAGSTLAAGSWWRAEEDRPESPLVSLEARVAEGLGLAVGDEITVNALGRELTARVANLRRVDWRSFGINFMMVFSPAAFADAPYSQMVTAAFDGRDDGRDARLTREVAKRFPMIAALRVKDALDAVGEIADRLTTAARGAAAIAILTAALALGSAVAASQQTRLRDAVILSTLGATRGFLISAYGIEFALLGAAAGAVAVAAGSGAAAFILTTLMRMDFVFRPGPVAATMLGALVFAIALGLAGSWRALGRRPGAALRRR is encoded by the coding sequence ATGAAGGGATCTCGCCTGCCGCTGCCTCTGCGCTTCGCCCTGCGCGACCTTATCGGCGATCTGCGCGGCTTTTCCGTCTTCATCGCCTGCATCGTCATCGGCGTGGCGGCGATCGCCGGCGTCGGCGCGGCCTCCTCTTCCCTGTCGGCGGGCCTCGCTCGCGAGGGGCGCGCGATCCTCGGCGGCGACATCTCGCTCGCCGTGACCTCGCGACCGTTCACGCCGGAACAGCGCGCCTTTCTCGAGCGCGCCGGACGCGTCGGCGAGATCGCGCTGATCCGCGCCATGGCCCGTTCCGAGGCGGGCGAGGCGGCGTTGGTCGAGGTCAAGGCCGTCGACGCGGCTTTTCCGCTCGCCGGCGCCGTGACGCTCGCGCCGGCGCAGAGTCTTGCCGAAGCGCTCGGCCCACGCGACGGCGTGCTCGGCGTCGCCGCCGATTCGACCTTGATCGCGCGGCTGGATCTGAAGGTCGGCGATCGGCTGAAGATCGGCTCCGGCGTTTTCGATCTGCGCGGCGAGCTCGTCTCCGAGCCGGATAAGCTCGCCGGCGGCGTCGCCTTCGGCTCCCGCGTCCTGATGAGCGAAGCCGGGCTCGCGGCGAGCCGGCTCGACCGGCCGGGCGTGATTTTGCGCCGCGTCGCCCGAGTGGCGCTCGGCGCCGGCGATCGCGTCGCCGAAGATCGGGACGTCGAGCAATTCGCCACAGCGCTCGCCGCCGCCTTCCCGGACGCCGGCTGGGAGATGCGCCGGCGCGACGCCGTCTCGCCGCAGTTCACGCGCAATCAGCAGCGCTTCACGCAATTGTTGACGCTGGTCGCGCTCACGGCGCTGGTCGCGGGCGGCGCCGGCGTCGCCAACGCCGTCGACGGCTTCGTCGCTCGCAAGCGCGATTCCTTCGCCATTCTGAAGGCGCTCGGCGCGCCGGCCTCGCGCGTCTTCGCCATTGCGCTGACCGAAGTGCTGCTGGTCGCCGCCCTCGCCATCGCCGGCGGCCTCGCTCTCGGCTCGGCCTTTCCCTTTCTGCTCGATCGCGCGCTCGGCGCCGTCGGCCTGCCCTTCGCGCCCAGCGTCGACCTCCGCAGCCTCGCCATCGGCGCGCTCTGCGGCCTGCTGGTGACGCTGATCTTCGCACTCGGCCCGCTCGGCCGCGCCTATGCGACGCCGGTGGCGCGGCTGCTGCGCGAGGAGACCGAGGAGACGCGCACGCCGCGGCTCTTCGCCGCCGCCTCGCTCGCCTGCGTCGCGCTGCTCATCGGCGCGATATTGGCCTTCGCCGCCGATCTGCGGCTCGCCGCCGCTTATGCGGCCGCGACTGGAACCGCTTTTCTGCTGCTCCGCGGCGTCGCCGCCCTCGTCGTGCTGGCCGCGACCCGCGCGCCGCGCTTTGCGAGCCTGCGGCTGCGCCATGCGATCGCCAATATCCGCCGGCCCAGAAATCTGGCGGCGCCGCTCGTGTTGTCGATCGGGCTGACGCAGACATTGCTCGTCGCGCTCGCCCTGGTCGAAGCCTCCATCCACGCCGAGCTGGCGCCGAGGGAGCGCGGCCGCACGCCGAATTTCTTCTTCATCGACGTGCCGAAGGAGCAGGCGGCGGAATTTTCCGCCTTTCTCACTTCATTCTCGCCGGACGCGCGGATCGAGCAGGCGCCCATGCTGCGCGGGCGCATCGTCGCCGTGAAGGGCGCGCGCGTCGAGACGTTGAAGCCGCCGGACGATATCTCCTGGGCCCTCGACGGCGATCGCGGCGTCACTTTCTCCTCAACCCTGCCTGCAGGCTCGACCCTGGCCGCGGGCTCCTGGTGGCGCGCGGAGGAGGACCGGCCCGAATCGCCCCTGGTCTCGCTCGAGGCGCGGGTCGCCGAAGGGCTCGGCCTCGCGGTCGGCGACGAGATCACGGTGAATGCGCTCGGCCGCGAGCTCACCGCGCGCGTCGCCAATCTGCGGCGCGTCGACTGGCGCAGCTTCGGCATTAATTTCATGATGGTGTTCTCGCCCGCCGCCTTCGCCGACGCGCCCTATTCGCAAATGGTCACGGCCGCCTTCGACGGGCGCGACGATGGCCGCGACGCGCGGCTGACGCGGGAGGTCGCGAAGCGCTTTCCGATGATCGCCGCGCTGCGGGTGAAGGATGCGCTCGACGCCGTCGGGGAGATCGCGGATCGGCTGACCACGGCGGCGCGCGGCGCGGCGGCCATTGCGATTCTCACAGCCGCGCTGGCGCTCGGCAGCGCCGTCGCCGCCTCGCAGCAGACGCGGCTGCGCGACGCGGTGATTCTCTCGACGCTCGGCGCGACGCGCGGCTTTCTGATCAGCGCCTATGGAATCGAATTCGCGCTGCTCGGCGCCGCGGCAGGCGCGGTCGCCGTGGCGGCCGGCAGCGGCGCCGCGGCTTTCATCCTGACGACGCTGATGCGGATGGATTTCGTGTTCCGGCCCGGGCCGGTCGCCGCGACGATGCTCGGCGCGCTCGTCTTCGCCATCGCGCTCGGCCTCGCCGGCAGCTGGCGCGCGCTCGGGCGACGGCCGGGCGCGGCGCTGCGGCGCCGCTAG
- a CDS encoding YdcF family protein, giving the protein MAAGPRAQRRRRSAAPRRAATLLLCLAGFLASGFVAGFIGFALSLERAEPILTVQADGVVVLTGGSDRIHEAAELLARGQARRLLITGVNKSTRGPEIAKLLPVSRQLFDCCIDLGYEALDTAGNAAETREWAKARGIGGSLIVVTSNYHMPRALVELSAALPGVELYPFPVVSEHMQVADWLDDASVARLIGGEYVKYLFALARTRLFPGASYAGHSTRTGAMAEVDAPSW; this is encoded by the coding sequence GTGGCGGCTGGCCCGAGAGCGCAGAGACGACGGCGATCGGCCGCGCCACGACGCGCGGCGACGCTGCTGCTGTGCCTCGCCGGCTTCCTGGCGTCGGGCTTCGTGGCGGGCTTCATCGGCTTCGCTCTGTCGCTCGAGCGCGCCGAGCCGATCCTCACCGTGCAGGCCGACGGGGTGGTGGTGCTGACCGGCGGCTCCGACCGCATCCATGAGGCGGCGGAACTGCTCGCGCGCGGGCAGGCGCGCCGACTGCTCATCACCGGCGTCAACAAATCCACCCGCGGCCCGGAGATCGCCAAGCTGCTGCCGGTGTCGCGGCAATTGTTCGATTGCTGCATCGACCTCGGCTATGAGGCGCTGGACACGGCCGGCAACGCCGCCGAGACGCGCGAATGGGCCAAGGCCCGCGGCATCGGCGGCTCTCTCATCGTCGTCACCTCCAATTATCATATGCCCCGCGCTCTGGTGGAGCTGTCGGCCGCATTGCCCGGCGTCGAGCTCTATCCCTTCCCGGTCGTCAGCGAACATATGCAGGTCGCCGACTGGCTCGACGACGCCAGCGTCGCGCGCCTCATCGGCGGGGAATATGTCAAATATCTCTTTGCTTTGGCGCGCACGCGCCTGTTCCCGGGCGCTTCTTATGCGGGGCATTCCACACGCACCGGCGCAATGGCCGAGGTCGACGCCCCGTCCTGGTGA